In bacterium, a single window of DNA contains:
- a CDS encoding protein kinase, producing the protein MGINKTSLPELHPRYEIQEQIGEGGMSFVYKAWDRIFQKWIALKCAGPDMANPSAFLREYEILYNLQHRHLPKVYDLYSSPDKLFFTMDWVEGKNLAEFVGAGQKLTPSLFYSVFFQLLSSLQYCHNHGIVHYDLKPENIVLQNDAAGSATSIILIDFGLARMESEVQSDTGQGTIQYSSPEIIKKEKTDRRGDLYALGVILLEMAVGKNPFDDANVVNVVVNHLEKKISSIDSNYTFVTEDVKKIILKLLEKDPKYRYQNVEEIYRDLNPIRTQFQPIELEDHIVLHSGFVNRDSELAQLTEATVQFFTEGQPDKTSIFGITGEAGVGKSTLLKQFKMNLERDGYVVMSLPTAPSHSRNQVRSFLRHIYYFTQTAKPSDEFIREWEWIQDTNPENILLDRDNLFSGLSDLVLGSLKNISRLCVLIDDCDQRNDFENDFFSYLFRKLTFESPCKIAFYLSAVHHDAPFIQLKNFDPPSTASFIKTLLNDPSISEEITGKIYDATRGNPFLVHHTLEYLIQTENLIVSNREWQLSKEEPVSIPSSIQEFVLAKIKNLTSEDKQILEAASIFPSSFALNEMRVLNADTALLVKFQRLVNRGLINHSNGSFIFSSQYLREHVYKNIPMDIVMQHHLQLARHYESLDAGKFTSALAFHYFNSSEKTKALPFLLELASIQKAAFLPREALESFRQASSIQRSIDQNDPLVDTLFKMEELYDQLGERKDQENILQDILDIGGRQNNQQTILRGLLRRANYLERISQFEESQKVCEKAIVISKEKTNDFLLGHLHRQLGRNFYNRAMWNKALDNYREAHRLAVSSDDQKLEMECLNSLGTAYGSIGDYEQAKEYFIRSFDLAEKRQDIERKINAVFNIARIFYKTNDLDQAIAYLNKTHTWIKSTRNKKLEQRLYQQSALIYLDMHKYEYAYDYNEKVHTLSNELDDSSAVGRTTANQGLVYLRLGMYKQSQMHLKQAIEHAISLNNKKDHFNRRLYEAELQLAQGEFDNVVHNATEALNYFQKDENPELSFYAKLILLRIGIETGFKNISYSAVEKLTGPLADLSDIHRSDITASLKIHALNLLSKAMRLTGNLSKAITYSNEAVALLDKQKYFEFSAGEIYYNHYQTILGSHAPRSLIGNYLEKAFDKIKEIESNLKRSDFKSSFMSLPINQEIINEYKHFFSEEREFDIQSFQVLYEITQNINSILDSETLFDRIMDNAIENTKSDRGLILIKSEISDQFDMKGARNIDQETLSDMTHISQSIVQEVYQTGQSIVTADANLDDRFKARKSIVAYNIRSIMCVPLKIKNNVIGAVYVDKQFDTNYFSPRNLKFLESFANIAGIAIENARLYEKLNLEKDYLSKENIELKSEIQEKFLKYHIIGNSKMMRQVFHLIENAADNSANVLIEGESGTGKELVAKAIHYNGIRKNKKIVAVDCGALPENLLESELFGYKKGAFTGANSDKKGLFEEADGGTIFLDEITNTSLNFQSRLLRVIQEGEIRRVGDNDIRKVNVRTIVATNRNLLEQVKAGFFREDLYYRLNVIPISLPPLRERKEDIPLLVQFFIDKHNKLNNKNIQAISNDLMERLMQHPWPGNIRELENILSRMILFATQDKLTSENLPDEIKKSEPFDLSVVPKQTPAMTDLAQKSLEQFENEAARIEKDYFSKILEKAGGNKTKAAEMLGIKRTTLNDRLKKLGL; encoded by the coding sequence ATGGGAATAAATAAAACATCGTTGCCGGAACTCCACCCGCGTTACGAGATCCAGGAACAGATCGGCGAAGGCGGCATGAGTTTTGTTTACAAGGCATGGGACCGCATTTTTCAGAAATGGATCGCTTTGAAATGCGCCGGACCGGACATGGCCAATCCCTCCGCCTTCTTGCGTGAATATGAAATTTTATATAATCTCCAGCACCGGCACTTGCCAAAAGTTTACGATCTGTATTCGTCTCCGGACAAGTTGTTTTTCACCATGGACTGGGTTGAAGGAAAGAATTTAGCCGAATTTGTTGGCGCCGGACAAAAGCTTACTCCTTCCTTATTCTATTCTGTTTTTTTTCAATTACTTTCTTCACTTCAGTATTGCCACAATCACGGAATCGTGCACTACGACCTGAAACCTGAGAATATTGTTTTACAAAACGATGCGGCCGGGTCAGCGACTTCGATAATATTGATCGATTTTGGCCTGGCACGAATGGAAAGTGAAGTTCAGTCTGATACCGGACAGGGGACTATCCAGTATTCTTCTCCTGAAATAATCAAAAAAGAAAAAACCGATCGCAGGGGCGACCTGTATGCCCTGGGTGTCATTTTACTTGAAATGGCCGTCGGTAAAAATCCGTTTGATGACGCCAATGTAGTAAATGTCGTAGTCAATCATCTCGAAAAGAAAATCAGCTCCATAGACTCGAATTATACTTTTGTTACTGAGGACGTCAAAAAAATAATTTTAAAGTTATTAGAAAAGGATCCGAAATACCGTTATCAAAACGTAGAGGAGATTTATCGGGACCTCAATCCAATTCGTACCCAATTCCAGCCTATCGAACTCGAAGATCACATCGTTTTGCATTCCGGCTTTGTCAATCGTGACAGCGAATTGGCTCAGTTGACAGAGGCTACTGTACAATTTTTCACCGAAGGGCAACCTGATAAGACTTCAATATTTGGGATTACCGGAGAAGCAGGCGTCGGCAAATCGACATTGTTAAAACAATTCAAAATGAATCTTGAAAGAGACGGCTACGTCGTCATGTCATTGCCTACGGCGCCTTCGCATAGTCGTAACCAAGTCCGTTCCTTTCTTCGCCACATTTATTACTTTACGCAAACGGCAAAACCTTCGGATGAATTCATTCGGGAATGGGAATGGATTCAGGATACAAATCCGGAAAATATTCTGCTAGATCGTGATAATTTGTTTTCCGGCCTTTCCGATTTAGTATTGGGATCTCTAAAAAACATTTCACGGCTCTGCGTTCTTATAGATGACTGCGATCAACGGAATGATTTCGAAAACGATTTTTTTAGTTACCTTTTCAGGAAATTGACGTTTGAGTCGCCGTGCAAGATCGCATTTTATTTGAGTGCAGTTCACCATGACGCGCCGTTTATTCAACTCAAAAATTTCGACCCGCCCTCCACTGCCTCTTTTATCAAAACTTTGCTCAATGACCCTTCTATAAGTGAAGAGATCACCGGTAAAATATATGATGCAACACGCGGCAACCCTTTTTTGGTTCACCACACGCTTGAATATCTTATTCAGACGGAAAACCTGATTGTAAGTAATCGGGAGTGGCAGCTCAGCAAAGAAGAGCCGGTTTCAATTCCTTCTTCCATTCAAGAGTTTGTCCTGGCTAAGATCAAGAACTTGACGAGCGAAGACAAACAGATTTTGGAGGCCGCGTCGATTTTCCCTTCTTCATTTGCCCTTAATGAGATGCGCGTTCTTAATGCCGATACCGCACTTTTGGTAAAATTTCAGCGGTTAGTAAACAGAGGACTTATTAATCATTCCAATGGATCTTTTATTTTCAGCAGTCAGTATTTGCGCGAACATGTTTACAAAAACATACCCATGGACATTGTAATGCAGCATCACCTGCAATTGGCGCGTCATTACGAATCGCTTGATGCCGGGAAGTTCACATCAGCGCTCGCCTTTCATTATTTTAATTCATCTGAAAAGACCAAGGCCCTGCCTTTTCTTCTGGAGTTGGCAAGTATACAGAAAGCGGCATTTCTGCCAAGAGAAGCTCTCGAAAGTTTCCGGCAAGCGTCTTCGATACAGCGCAGTATAGATCAAAACGATCCGTTGGTTGACACATTGTTCAAGATGGAAGAATTGTATGATCAATTGGGTGAACGCAAAGATCAGGAAAATATCCTTCAGGACATCCTTGATATTGGGGGCCGTCAGAACAACCAACAGACTATCCTGCGCGGCCTCTTACGCCGAGCCAATTACCTTGAGCGTATATCACAATTTGAAGAATCACAAAAGGTCTGTGAAAAGGCGATTGTAATTTCCAAAGAAAAAACAAATGACTTTCTACTTGGACACTTGCATCGTCAACTCGGAAGAAATTTTTATAATCGCGCCATGTGGAATAAAGCGCTGGATAATTACCGGGAAGCGCACCGACTCGCGGTGAGTTCGGATGACCAAAAGCTGGAGATGGAATGCCTTAATAGTTTGGGAACGGCTTACGGATCCATCGGAGATTATGAACAGGCAAAAGAATATTTTATCAGATCTTTCGACCTTGCAGAAAAACGTCAGGATATAGAACGAAAGATCAATGCGGTTTTTAATATTGCGCGAATTTTCTACAAAACAAACGATCTGGACCAGGCTATTGCATATCTAAATAAAACGCATACGTGGATTAAGAGCACAAGGAACAAAAAGCTTGAACAGCGGCTTTATCAACAAAGCGCTCTAATCTATCTCGATATGCACAAATACGAATATGCGTACGATTATAATGAAAAAGTCCATACTCTGAGTAATGAATTAGATGATTCATCTGCTGTCGGAAGAACTACAGCCAATCAAGGGCTTGTTTATCTGCGTCTCGGAATGTACAAACAATCCCAAATGCACCTTAAACAAGCAATCGAGCACGCAATCAGTTTAAACAATAAAAAAGATCATTTTAACAGGCGTCTTTATGAGGCTGAACTACAGTTGGCGCAGGGGGAATTTGATAATGTGGTTCACAATGCCACAGAAGCTTTAAATTACTTTCAAAAAGATGAAAACCCGGAGCTTTCATTCTACGCCAAATTGATCTTATTACGCATTGGAATCGAAACGGGTTTCAAGAACATATCATATTCGGCGGTTGAAAAACTAACCGGGCCGTTAGCCGATTTATCTGATATTCACCGCTCCGATATAACGGCTAGCTTAAAAATTCATGCACTTAACTTATTGTCCAAAGCAATGCGACTTACCGGGAACTTATCCAAAGCCATTACCTATTCAAATGAGGCAGTTGCTCTCCTTGACAAACAAAAATATTTTGAATTCAGTGCCGGCGAAATTTATTATAACCACTACCAGACGATACTTGGTTCCCATGCGCCCAGAAGCCTTATCGGAAATTATCTTGAAAAGGCTTTCGATAAGATTAAAGAAATCGAAAGCAATTTGAAGCGTTCGGATTTCAAGTCAAGCTTTATGAGCCTGCCCATAAATCAGGAAATCATCAACGAGTACAAACATTTTTTCAGCGAAGAAAGGGAATTTGATATTCAATCATTTCAAGTTTTATATGAAATAACGCAGAATATCAATTCGATCCTGGACTCGGAAACATTATTTGACCGAATTATGGACAATGCCATTGAGAATACCAAATCGGATCGCGGATTGATTCTCATAAAGTCAGAAATATCCGATCAGTTCGATATGAAGGGGGCTCGCAATATCGACCAGGAAACGCTTTCAGATATGACGCATATAAGTCAGAGCATCGTTCAGGAGGTCTATCAAACCGGCCAGTCCATCGTTACGGCCGATGCCAATTTAGACGACCGCTTCAAAGCACGGAAAAGCATCGTCGCATACAACATTCGATCCATTATGTGCGTTCCTCTGAAGATCAAAAATAATGTTATCGGCGCGGTGTACGTTGACAAACAATTTGACACAAATTATTTCAGTCCGAGAAACCTGAAGTTCTTAGAATCGTTTGCTAACATCGCCGGTATTGCCATTGAGAACGCCCGCTTATATGAAAAACTGAATCTCGAAAAAGATTATCTCAGCAAAGAAAATATTGAACTCAAATCGGAGATTCAGGAGAAATTTCTTAAATACCATATTATCGGTAACAGTAAAATGATGAGGCAGGTTTTCCACCTGATCGAAAACGCCGCCGATAATTCGGCCAATGTTCTAATAGAGGGCGAGAGCGGCACCGGGAAAGAACTGGTTGCGAAGGCAATTCATTATAACGGTATCCGTAAGAATAAAAAAATTGTAGCTGTAGATTGCGGCGCATTGCCGGAAAATCTTCTTGAAAGCGAGCTATTCGGATACAAAAAAGGCGCGTTCACCGGCGCGAATAGTGACAAGAAGGGACTATTTGAAGAAGCCGACGGAGGGACGATCTTTCTTGACGAAATTACCAATACGTCACTTAATTTCCAATCGCGCCTGTTGCGCGTTATCCAGGAAGGCGAAATCCGCCGTGTCGGAGATAATGACATAAGAAAAGTGAATGTTCGTACGATCGTTGCCACCAATCGGAATTTACTTGAACAGGTTAAGGCCGGTTTTTTTAGAGAGGACTTATATTACCGTTTGAATGTAATACCCATTTCACTGCCGCCGTTACGCGAGCGTAAAGAAGACATTCCTCTGTTAGTTCAGTTTTTTATCGACAAACACAACAAACTTAACAATAAAAACATTCAAGCCATCAGTAACGACCTGATGGAACGATTAATGCAGCATCCCTGGCCCGGGAATATTCGTGAACTGGAGAATATTTTGAGCCGCATGATCCTTTTCGCAACTCAGGATAAATTAACTTCCGAGAACTTGCCGGACGAAATAAAAAAATCCGAGCCGTTTGACTTATCTGTCGTGCCCAAACAAACGCCCGCCATGACCGATTTAGCGCAAAAATCTCTTGAGCAATTTGAAAATGAGGCGGCACGAATCGAAAAGGATTACTTTTCAAAGATCCTCGAAAAAGCCGGTGGTAACAAAACAAAAGCCGCAGAAATGCTGGGCATTAAGCGGACTACGCTGAATGATCGATTAAAAAAATTGGGATTATAA
- a CDS encoding BamA/TamA family outer membrane protein, whose protein sequence is MKNYLSSLILLAILFFSSQLYSQQSRFYIYEKNDKVNVAPWLRYNKGEGLFTGASSQYFFNENFFADGKAGYAVAGKFPRYMIGIQKNFQYENNEFILRAAYYDLTETNDQYVLPDWQNSMTALLFKLDYFNFYRTRGTTLTFGQNWNGTYKIDISAGMRNFYSMRNKAEASVFSSGGDKIDGKRAFALNPPVAQGRDYFIALDYDIDFRPSPTSFVNAWHLRGRYENSILLHDIAKSDFSYQRMYLEFNRYQRLFTKQKSLFTLKLASYQGKTQFTADTAGTPLPQDQFLYDIGGYGSLRGYSYREFQNGNRLAIFSWDYFFNGTFLPKSFLTKIWGLGQIFKNTDLMLFADAGYVWKVDHTKPVVSVGGIGVKDIRADAGFGLALTEWIRCEAAFPLRKGVKTERGDYVIYLRFTPKF, encoded by the coding sequence ATGAAAAATTATCTTTCATCGCTGATACTTCTCGCGATCCTTTTTTTCTCGTCGCAACTATACTCCCAGCAAAGCCGTTTTTATATTTACGAAAAGAACGATAAAGTTAATGTCGCGCCGTGGCTCAGATACAATAAAGGCGAAGGCCTTTTCACGGGCGCTTCCAGCCAGTATTTTTTTAACGAGAATTTTTTCGCAGACGGGAAAGCAGGTTACGCCGTTGCCGGTAAGTTTCCGCGGTATATGATCGGAATTCAAAAGAATTTTCAATATGAAAATAACGAATTCATTCTGCGCGCCGCGTATTATGACCTGACCGAAACGAATGACCAATACGTGTTGCCGGACTGGCAAAACTCGATGACCGCACTTTTATTCAAACTCGACTATTTCAATTTTTACCGCACACGCGGAACGACGCTGACATTTGGCCAGAACTGGAACGGAACATATAAAATAGATATATCCGCCGGGATGCGAAATTTTTACTCCATGCGGAACAAAGCAGAAGCGAGTGTGTTCTCAAGCGGCGGCGATAAAATCGACGGTAAAAGAGCATTTGCTCTCAATCCGCCGGTAGCGCAAGGCAGGGATTATTTTATTGCTTTAGATTATGATATTGATTTCAGGCCTTCGCCGACTTCATTCGTGAATGCATGGCATCTCCGCGGCCGCTACGAAAATTCGATATTGCTTCACGACATTGCCAAATCGGATTTTTCTTATCAACGTATGTATCTCGAGTTCAATCGCTATCAACGATTATTTACAAAGCAAAAATCGCTTTTTACGCTGAAATTAGCATCGTATCAGGGCAAAACTCAATTTACAGCGGATACCGCGGGCACACCGCTGCCGCAGGATCAATTCCTATACGACATCGGCGGATACGGAAGTTTGCGCGGATACTCGTACAGGGAATTCCAGAACGGCAACCGTCTCGCCATATTTAGTTGGGATTATTTTTTTAATGGAACGTTCCTTCCTAAATCCTTTTTGACAAAGATTTGGGGGTTAGGTCAGATTTTCAAGAATACCGACCTCATGCTTTTTGCAGATGCCGGTTATGTCTGGAAGGTTGATCATACCAAGCCGGTGGTCAGTGTTGGCGGTATCGGTGTAAAAGATATTCGCGCCGATGCCGGTTTCGGTTTGGCCTTAACGGAATGGATCCGCTGCGAAGCCGCTTTTCCACTGAGAAAGGGTGTTAAAACCGAACGCGGCGATTATGTAATCTACCTTCGATTCACCCCTAAATTTTAG
- a CDS encoding 16S rRNA (uracil(1498)-N(3))-methyltransferase, which yields MKSPNHDDQYFYVMPEDVDNRQSVILRGEEAFHCTKVLRKKAGDLFFAVDGSGNEYLVELEEAHKDTVSCRIIDSKTRLRELPMHITLAQALVKHDHFDLVVEKCTELGVSTIIPLETERSLADPGKNKSRRWQKIMMSSMKQSRRSVLPRLDNVTPLAELVEKSNNYDVKIIFHEKSDRPVFDFTKSMIITGTKMLVLVGPEGGFTESEHRTAVSRDFISLSLGQRRLRAETAAICAIGIFSNLCTPQNT from the coding sequence ATGAAATCTCCAAATCATGACGATCAATATTTTTACGTGATGCCTGAAGACGTCGATAACCGCCAATCGGTGATACTGCGAGGCGAAGAAGCATTCCATTGCACCAAAGTATTGCGGAAAAAAGCAGGCGATCTTTTTTTTGCGGTTGACGGTTCGGGTAACGAATATCTCGTTGAACTGGAGGAGGCGCACAAGGATACGGTATCGTGCAGGATTATAGACAGCAAGACACGGCTTAGGGAATTACCGATGCATATCACGTTGGCACAAGCCCTCGTAAAACACGATCATTTTGACCTTGTGGTTGAAAAATGCACAGAACTTGGGGTCAGCACCATAATTCCACTGGAGACCGAACGAAGTTTAGCCGATCCAGGTAAGAATAAGTCTCGCCGCTGGCAAAAAATTATGATGTCGTCGATGAAACAATCCAGGCGATCGGTCCTTCCGCGACTGGACAATGTAACCCCACTGGCTGAACTTGTAGAAAAAAGCAACAATTACGATGTGAAAATCATTTTTCATGAAAAATCTGATCGGCCCGTGTTTGATTTTACAAAAAGCATGATTATCACCGGGACGAAGATGCTTGTTCTCGTTGGGCCGGAAGGCGGGTTTACCGAATCAGAACACCGTACGGCTGTCAGCCGTGATTTTATAAGTCTCTCCTTAGGACAACGACGCTTAAGAGCTGAAACAGCCGCTATCTGCGCGATCGGCATTTTCTCGAACCTCTGCACCCCGCAAAACACCTAA
- a CDS encoding HU family DNA-binding protein: MTKAEIVARMAKDADVPKTKAEKALNAFVDAVTGSLKKGKAVTLVGFGTFGVSKRKARMGRNPQTGAALKIAAAKVPKFRAGKALKTAVRKS; encoded by the coding sequence ATGACCAAAGCAGAGATCGTTGCCAGAATGGCAAAAGATGCCGACGTGCCAAAAACCAAAGCCGAAAAAGCTTTGAATGCGTTTGTGGACGCCGTCACCGGTTCGTTGAAAAAAGGTAAAGCCGTAACATTAGTTGGTTTCGGAACCTTTGGCGTTTCCAAAAGAAAAGCTCGTATGGGAAGAAATCCCCAGACCGGCGCTGCCTTGAAGATTGCTGCCGCAAAAGTTCCTAAATTCCGTGCCGGCAAAGCTCTCAAAACGGCCGTAAGGAAAAGTTAA
- a CDS encoding phosphoribosylglycinamide formyltransferase, producing MSSFRIAVFASGQGSNCRAIHDAIVNGKLNAEIALIVSNNPDAGILAWASEKGLTHICIASEQFEDKKQFHDTLLKTLASHQIQMIVLAGYMKKIGLPLIEAYPNKILNIHPALLPAFGGKGMYGEHVHKAVINYGAKITGVTVHLVDPEYDHGAIVMQEALEVSDNDTPQTLAERVLALEHRIYYQAVQLFAENKVIVQDRKVFLSKNIS from the coding sequence ATGTCCAGTTTTCGAATTGCAGTATTTGCCTCCGGGCAGGGCTCTAATTGCCGAGCCATTCACGACGCCATTGTAAATGGAAAGCTCAACGCCGAGATCGCCTTAATTGTCAGCAACAACCCGGATGCAGGCATTCTCGCATGGGCAAGTGAAAAAGGACTCACCCATATCTGTATTGCTTCAGAACAATTTGAAGATAAAAAACAGTTTCACGATACGCTCCTAAAAACTCTGGCATCACATCAGATCCAAATGATTGTGTTAGCCGGTTATATGAAAAAGATAGGACTGCCGTTGATTGAAGCTTACCCAAATAAGATCTTGAATATTCATCCCGCTCTGTTACCTGCATTTGGCGGGAAAGGGATGTATGGCGAGCATGTTCACAAAGCGGTTATTAATTACGGAGCAAAAATAACGGGGGTCACCGTTCATCTCGTGGATCCTGAATACGACCACGGTGCGATCGTCATGCAAGAGGCTTTGGAAGTAAGTGACAATGACACGCCGCAAACGCTGGCGGAACGGGTGCTCGCTTTGGAGCATCGGATTTATTATCAGGCAGTCCAGTTATTTGCAGAGAACAAAGTGATTGTACAGGATCGAAAAGTCTTTCTTTCAAAAAACATATCATAG
- a CDS encoding leucine--tRNA ligase, translating into MSEKPEQRADAAKYDFNEIERKWQDYWEKNQTFKTTEDPSFPKDKRYYVLDMFPYPSGAGLHVGHPEGYTATDIIARYKRMKGFNVLHPMGWDAFGLPAEQYAVKTGVHPAITTQQNIDTFRRQLKMFGFSYDWDREVNTTDPKYFKWTQWIFLQLYKRGLAYIAEVPVNWCPELGTVLANEEVPEQIEKGFTVVRKPMHQWMLKITKYADRLLEDLELVDWPESIKDMQRNWIGKSEGAEIHFKIKDVSDTLSVFTTRPDTIFGATYMVLAPEHPLVEKITVSEQKKIVNEYRRKAALKSDMERTELAKEKSGVWTGAFAINPANQKEIPIWIADYVLISYGTGAIMAVPGQDERDWEFAEMYKLPILRTVQPPSGFDGKAYTGDGPAINSDFLNGLMINDAKKKTIEWLEKKSMGKSKINYKLRDWLFSRQRYWGEPFPLIHMEDGAIKPLEESELPLMLPELSSYKPAGTGESPLAAMESWVNTVDPSSGNKARRETNTMPQWAGSCWYYLRYCDPHNEKVFCDPEKEKYWMPVDTYIGGAEHAVLHLLYARFWHKVLYDMGLVSTKEPFVKLVNQGLILGEDSQKMSKSRGNVVNPDDIISKYGADAVRLYEMFMGPLTQVKPWSTNGVEGVYRFLQRVWRLYIDAEGRISSQLQDIEPSQELKKILHKTIKKVSGDIETLSFNTAISQMMIFVNEMTPTTVRPRKILEPFVLVLAPFAPHLAEELWEKLGHTTSLARASFPEYNETLTVDDEITVVVQVNGKLRDKLFVEKGASKDVLEKMAKEKAGHWIEGKAIVKMIVVPDKLVNIVIKG; encoded by the coding sequence ATGTCAGAAAAACCGGAACAGAGAGCAGACGCAGCCAAATACGACTTTAATGAAATCGAAAGAAAATGGCAGGATTATTGGGAAAAGAATCAAACATTCAAGACCACCGAAGACCCGTCATTTCCAAAAGATAAACGGTATTACGTGCTTGATATGTTTCCGTACCCATCGGGCGCGGGCTTGCATGTCGGCCATCCGGAGGGATATACCGCGACGGATATCATTGCACGGTATAAACGTATGAAAGGGTTTAACGTCCTGCATCCGATGGGCTGGGATGCTTTCGGCTTGCCGGCGGAGCAGTATGCCGTCAAAACCGGCGTTCATCCCGCTATCACCACACAGCAGAATATCGACACGTTTCGCCGCCAGCTGAAAATGTTCGGGTTTTCCTATGACTGGGACCGAGAAGTCAATACCACCGATCCAAAATATTTCAAGTGGACGCAATGGATCTTTTTACAGCTGTACAAACGAGGGCTTGCCTATATCGCCGAAGTTCCTGTGAACTGGTGTCCGGAACTCGGCACTGTACTCGCCAATGAAGAAGTACCGGAACAGATCGAAAAAGGGTTTACGGTAGTTCGAAAACCGATGCATCAGTGGATGCTGAAAATTACAAAGTATGCAGATCGGCTTCTTGAAGATCTTGAATTGGTTGATTGGCCGGAAAGCATTAAAGATATGCAGCGCAACTGGATCGGGAAAAGTGAAGGCGCAGAGATTCACTTCAAGATCAAAGACGTTTCCGATACTCTTTCGGTATTCACCACCCGTCCGGATACGATTTTCGGGGCAACGTACATGGTTCTGGCGCCGGAACATCCTCTGGTGGAAAAAATTACTGTTTCCGAACAAAAGAAAATTGTCAATGAGTACAGACGCAAAGCCGCGCTCAAAAGTGATATGGAACGGACTGAACTTGCAAAAGAGAAATCCGGTGTATGGACAGGCGCGTTCGCGATCAATCCGGCAAATCAAAAAGAAATTCCGATCTGGATTGCGGATTATGTTTTGATCAGTTACGGTACGGGCGCGATCATGGCGGTTCCCGGGCAGGACGAAAGAGATTGGGAATTTGCTGAAATGTACAAATTACCGATCCTTCGCACGGTTCAGCCGCCCTCGGGTTTTGACGGTAAAGCGTATACCGGAGACGGTCCGGCAATCAATAGTGATTTTCTTAATGGGCTTATGATCAACGATGCCAAGAAAAAAACCATCGAATGGCTTGAGAAGAAAAGTATGGGCAAGTCGAAAATAAACTATAAACTCCGCGACTGGCTTTTTTCGCGTCAGCGATATTGGGGAGAACCTTTTCCTCTGATACATATGGAAGACGGCGCCATCAAGCCGCTGGAGGAATCTGAATTGCCGCTGATGCTGCCGGAACTGAGTTCCTACAAGCCGGCCGGAACCGGTGAATCGCCGCTTGCCGCGATGGAATCGTGGGTGAATACAGTTGATCCATCCAGCGGAAATAAAGCCCGCCGCGAAACCAATACCATGCCGCAGTGGGCGGGTTCATGCTGGTATTATCTTCGGTACTGCGACCCCCACAATGAAAAAGTTTTTTGCGATCCTGAAAAAGAAAAATACTGGATGCCTGTTGATACGTATATCGGCGGCGCGGAACATGCCGTGCTTCATTTGCTCTATGCGCGTTTCTGGCACAAGGTTCTGTATGATATGGGATTGGTTTCAACGAAAGAGCCGTTTGTGAAACTTGTAAATCAAGGTCTCATACTTGGCGAAGACTCCCAGAAGATGTCCAAGTCTCGCGGCAATGTGGTTAATCCCGACGATATTATTTCCAAATACGGAGCTGACGCCGTTCGATTGTATGAAATGTTTATGGGGCCTTTGACACAAGTGAAGCCCTGGAGTACGAATGGAGTTGAAGGTGTGTATCGTTTTCTCCAGCGCGTATGGCGGCTCTACATCGATGCGGAGGGAAGGATCAGTTCACAACTTCAAGATATCGAACCGTCGCAGGAACTGAAAAAAATTCTCCATAAAACGATCAAGAAAGTCAGCGGCGATATTGAAACACTAAGCTTTAATACGGCCATTTCACAAATGATGATTTTTGTCAATGAGATGACGCCGACGACAGTACGTCCTAGAAAGATCCTTGAACCGTTTGTACTGGTGCTAGCGCCTTTCGCGCCCCATCTTGCGGAGGAACTATGGGAAAAATTAGGCCATACAACGTCGCTGGCAAGAGCTTCATTCCCGGAGTATAATGAAACATTAACTGTGGATGATGAAATTACGGTGGTTGTACAAGTGAATGGAAAATTGCGCGATAAACTTTTTGTCGAAAAGGGCGCCTCGAAAGATGTTCTCGAAAAGATGGCAAAAGAAAAGGCAGGACATTGGATCGAAGGAAAAGCAATTGTGAAAATGATCGTCGTGCCGGATAAATTAGTAAACATCGTAATCAAAGGTTAA